The Sporocytophaga myxococcoides DSM 11118 genome window below encodes:
- a CDS encoding DUF1501 domain-containing protein produces the protein MDRRSLIKGCAEYLMTSRFGSDYFLNEDDSRETIVVVFLRGGMDGLNFLAPIDDSNYRAARGGKMALQEDALKINQNLIQADFRIHPEAYALKELYENKSLALIHAAGLTNGTRSHFEAQDLMELGSNSDKNLSQGWLTRYLQSFHTGNIVPAYAIGSIPPASLLGSMEQMNITEMKNLSLDLGPDLINMLTEMYGAGNSLVHRSGKGALQNIAHIAKSSKGLNFDSYTPDKSAEYYSSWPGEELANSFKTVAQLIKMEAGLKIATIDYDGWDMHDNQEWKFPRWIQALSWNLNAFYNDIHAYHKRVTIVLMTEFGRRLKANKSGGTDHGHGSVMMVLGGNVNGGNLYGSWPGLANEQLDNGVDLAVTTDYRTVLSEIMVKRNLVKDPQMVFPKFNDYKGLGIIQ, from the coding sequence ATGGATAGAAGATCACTTATAAAAGGTTGTGCCGAATACCTGATGACTTCAAGATTTGGCTCTGATTACTTTTTGAATGAAGATGATTCAAGAGAAACAATAGTTGTTGTATTTCTCAGGGGAGGCATGGACGGCTTGAATTTTCTGGCACCAATTGATGACAGCAATTACAGGGCTGCACGAGGAGGTAAGATGGCCTTGCAGGAAGATGCTTTAAAGATAAATCAGAATCTCATTCAGGCTGACTTCAGAATACATCCTGAAGCTTATGCTTTAAAAGAGTTATATGAAAATAAGTCTTTAGCCTTAATTCACGCCGCTGGTCTTACCAATGGAACCAGAAGCCACTTTGAAGCGCAGGATCTGATGGAGCTTGGAAGCAACAGTGATAAAAACCTTTCTCAAGGCTGGCTTACCAGATATCTTCAGTCATTTCATACAGGCAATATTGTGCCTGCTTATGCAATTGGTTCAATACCACCAGCATCTTTGCTTGGAAGTATGGAGCAAATGAATATAACAGAAATGAAGAATTTAAGCCTGGATTTAGGGCCTGATTTGATTAACATGCTTACAGAAATGTATGGAGCTGGTAATTCCCTTGTGCATCGATCTGGCAAAGGAGCACTCCAGAATATTGCACATATTGCCAAATCATCAAAAGGTTTGAATTTTGATTCCTACACTCCTGATAAGTCAGCGGAATATTATAGCTCATGGCCCGGAGAGGAGCTTGCAAATTCCTTTAAGACTGTTGCCCAGCTTATTAAAATGGAAGCAGGACTAAAAATAGCAACCATTGATTATGATGGTTGGGACATGCACGATAATCAGGAATGGAAATTTCCGAGATGGATTCAGGCTCTATCCTGGAATCTAAATGCGTTTTACAATGATATCCATGCTTATCATAAGAGAGTAACGATCGTTCTGATGACTGAATTTGGAAGAAGATTGAAAGCCAATAAAAGTGGAGGTACAGATCACGGGCATGGAAGTGTGATGATGGTGCTGGGAGGTAATGTTAATGGAGGAAATCTTTATGGATCTTGGCCGGGACTTGCTAATGAACAATTGGACAATGGTGTAGATCTCGCAGTAACTACCGATTATCGGACTGTATTAAGTGAAATTATGGTCAAAAGGAATCTTGTTAAAGATCCTCAGATGGTCTTTCCAAAATTTAATGATTATAAAGGATTAGGGATAATTCAATAG
- a CDS encoding sensor histidine kinase, with protein MENYFYRTQKNLIFLFGRTDFLEKTDAIADIEKHKVYLDDHQKSELNNIGSLYDFDNIIIADNHLNSIYSLNTDTAFLKEFTLARADSLKALNKDFVYFDASIYDHYGQPVLLYIIPLHSKKDPLHPGGFIVIKEHFSKFQKILYERTGMGTTGESYLVASDKRMRSVSRFFPDSPPLKINVNSEAVSNVFKEKEGGHVLQDYRNVKVLSAYRKLNFDLPWAIISEIDYHEAVKPINQLKNYIIVITVVLILVILIVTYFISNAISNPILYLKDIIMSLSKGVVPESPIKSKGNDEIAQITEATRQLVEGTKRTTEFAHQTGAGNFDATFTTLSDEDTLGLALLSMRDKIKMLQEREVRLVREKASALLEGQENERKRFVRELHDGIGQLLTVVKLRLDAMDAKDKEKQEEKQEVLDLVNNTIGEVRRISYNVMPSVLVDFGLEAGLRGLCDNVKKYSRLNIEFTYIKETDKPLSFEVSVPVFRIVQEGLNNIIKHAKATDVYLDVMEQEEYLYLKLKDNGIGFNKADVIKRGGFGLTSMNERAKLLNGELHIESIHGEGTVTELEIPLNRE; from the coding sequence ATGGAAAATTATTTTTACCGAACGCAGAAGAATTTGATTTTTTTATTCGGCAGAACCGATTTTCTTGAAAAGACTGATGCAATCGCAGATATAGAAAAGCATAAGGTATACCTGGATGATCATCAGAAAAGTGAGTTGAATAATATCGGTAGTCTGTATGATTTTGATAATATTATTATAGCAGATAATCACCTGAACAGTATTTATTCTTTAAATACAGATACAGCATTTCTGAAAGAATTTACCCTGGCCAGAGCCGATAGCTTAAAAGCTTTGAACAAGGATTTTGTATACTTTGATGCATCGATATATGATCATTATGGTCAACCGGTTTTGTTATATATAATTCCATTACATTCCAAAAAAGATCCTTTGCATCCAGGAGGGTTTATTGTTATCAAAGAGCATTTCTCAAAGTTTCAGAAAATATTATATGAACGTACTGGAATGGGAACAACGGGAGAGTCCTATCTGGTAGCATCTGATAAAAGAATGAGATCTGTATCTAGGTTTTTCCCTGATAGCCCCCCTTTAAAAATTAATGTAAATTCGGAAGCTGTAAGTAATGTCTTTAAAGAAAAAGAAGGTGGACATGTTTTACAGGATTACAGAAATGTTAAAGTTTTAAGTGCATATAGGAAATTAAACTTTGACCTTCCCTGGGCAATCATATCCGAAATTGATTATCACGAAGCTGTCAAGCCGATTAATCAACTCAAAAATTATATCATAGTGATTACTGTCGTTCTGATCCTAGTGATATTGATTGTTACATATTTTATCTCTAACGCGATTTCAAATCCAATTTTATATCTCAAAGATATAATCATGAGTTTGTCCAAAGGAGTTGTTCCTGAATCACCTATCAAATCCAAGGGGAATGATGAAATAGCTCAGATAACTGAGGCGACAAGGCAGCTGGTAGAAGGAACAAAAAGGACTACAGAATTTGCGCACCAAACAGGAGCAGGAAACTTTGACGCAACTTTCACAACCCTAAGTGATGAAGATACATTGGGACTTGCTCTTTTAAGTATGAGAGATAAAATTAAAATGCTTCAGGAAAGAGAAGTTAGGCTGGTAAGGGAAAAAGCATCAGCATTATTGGAAGGTCAGGAGAATGAACGCAAACGTTTTGTAAGGGAACTTCATGATGGAATAGGGCAATTGCTTACAGTGGTGAAACTTCGTCTTGATGCAATGGATGCAAAAGATAAGGAAAAACAAGAAGAGAAACAGGAAGTTCTTGATCTTGTTAATAATACAATAGGGGAAGTGAGAAGAATTTCCTATAACGTGATGCCTAGCGTTCTTGTGGATTTTGGTCTGGAAGCAGGTCTGAGAGGATTGTGCGATAATGTAAAAAAATATTCTCGATTGAATATTGAGTTTACATATATAAAAGAAACCGACAAACCTTTGAGTTTTGAAGTGAGTGTTCCTGTTTTCAGAATTGTTCAGGAGGGTTTGAATAATATCATAAAACATGCGAAAGCAACAGATGTGTATTTGGATGTAATGGAGCAGGAAGAGTATTTGTACCTGAAACTTAAAGACAATGGAATCGGCTTCAATAAAGCTGATGTAATAAAAAGGGGCGGATTTGGCTTAACTAGTATGAATGAAAGAGCTAAATTGCTGAATGGTGAATTGCATATAGAATCAATTCACGGGGAAGGAACAGTTACTGAACTTGAAATCCCCTTAAACAGAGAATAG
- a CDS encoding sensor histidine kinase: MKNRIIFTFIIIYFSSIACTAAKTPSLRLNYITDDSLKFTFSSASSLFIKSPEKFKPADNAVNIRLKANKVWIIFPAEDLPENGILLVKNSFLDHIKAYFIKDNNLIESKESGNLMPFSYRDQPVNFPNFFIPKNTELICLEIQTAGPMKVPVQVYSSKEFVTNVQQNISLHFLYLGLIILTITLALASYAFLKESLFLHYALSISATGFITLLNFGYAFQYFWPETPSINQYGFIFYLLTIFNFLFIEKLLFLKKNSLWLFFTFRIFYVVNIVAFALNAFFNTALINEIVFAVFCLGALLPLFAGVYLLKKLRKIEKHTIGFFLTGSISFFMGILVYVITMNGFIPLNVITDNSIQIGSAIEIIFFNLAILSRLKLFKLEKDSIVIEQKHFLETEVMSRTLELREKNILIELKNKELEEQQEQLEKIVEKRTSQLIKLNKDLNDRNFRLEQFANITAHNLRGPIATLLGLCELFNESIPADPLNAKVIHNIKESSVKVDGILKDLASLLDHHRNTDAMMEKVKFEKVCLEVIDLLENEIKTSGAVVNYDFTQTVFTPAIPSYLKNIFFNLILNSIKYCRRHCIPTVNIKSYTEGDYHFIEFRDNGIGVDLALYKEKIFQPYQRFHLEIPGKGLGLFITKTQIESMGGKISIESEIGKGTSFTVALPASIDAEYQEELSLKETN; this comes from the coding sequence ATGAAAAACAGGATAATCTTTACATTTATTATAATTTACTTTAGCAGTATAGCCTGTACTGCTGCTAAGACCCCTTCTTTAAGATTAAATTATATTACAGACGATTCTCTAAAATTTACTTTTTCCTCAGCTTCCAGCCTTTTTATAAAATCACCAGAAAAATTCAAGCCCGCTGATAATGCAGTAAATATCAGGCTAAAAGCAAATAAAGTATGGATTATCTTTCCAGCAGAAGATTTACCAGAGAATGGAATTTTACTTGTAAAAAATTCATTCTTAGACCACATCAAAGCCTATTTTATAAAAGATAATAATCTTATTGAATCAAAGGAATCAGGCAACCTTATGCCTTTCAGCTATAGAGATCAACCTGTAAACTTTCCCAACTTTTTTATTCCGAAAAACACAGAACTTATCTGCCTTGAAATACAAACTGCGGGGCCGATGAAAGTTCCTGTTCAGGTGTACTCATCAAAAGAATTTGTTACAAACGTTCAGCAAAACATATCTCTACACTTTCTTTACCTGGGCCTAATCATACTTACAATCACTTTGGCACTTGCCTCTTATGCCTTTCTGAAAGAAAGCTTATTCCTTCACTATGCACTTTCAATCAGTGCAACAGGGTTTATAACTTTGCTTAATTTTGGTTATGCATTTCAATACTTCTGGCCTGAAACGCCTTCTATAAACCAATATGGTTTTATATTCTATCTACTTACAATTTTCAATTTTCTATTCATTGAGAAACTATTGTTCTTAAAGAAGAATTCTCTCTGGCTCTTCTTCACTTTCAGGATATTTTATGTAGTAAATATAGTTGCATTTGCGCTTAATGCTTTTTTCAACACAGCGTTGATAAATGAAATAGTTTTCGCGGTATTCTGCCTCGGTGCTTTGTTGCCGCTATTTGCGGGAGTTTACTTACTGAAAAAATTAAGAAAAATTGAAAAGCATACAATAGGATTCTTTTTAACAGGCAGCATATCCTTCTTCATGGGAATACTGGTTTATGTCATTACGATGAATGGATTCATCCCTTTGAATGTTATTACAGACAACTCCATACAGATCGGATCTGCTATTGAAATCATCTTTTTTAACCTTGCGATATTAAGCAGACTTAAATTATTTAAACTTGAAAAAGATAGTATCGTAATTGAACAAAAGCATTTTCTTGAAACAGAAGTAATGTCAAGAACGCTTGAACTGAGAGAAAAGAATATTCTGATAGAGCTTAAAAACAAGGAACTGGAAGAACAACAGGAACAGCTCGAAAAAATAGTAGAGAAAAGAACCAGTCAGCTTATAAAACTTAACAAGGACCTTAACGATAGAAACTTCAGGCTTGAACAATTTGCCAATATTACAGCACACAATCTCCGCGGCCCGATTGCCACTTTGTTAGGGCTATGTGAGTTGTTCAATGAAAGCATCCCGGCAGATCCTCTGAATGCAAAAGTTATTCATAACATCAAAGAGTCATCAGTAAAGGTTGACGGTATTCTCAAAGATCTCGCATCATTGCTGGATCATCATAGAAATACCGATGCGATGATGGAAAAAGTCAAGTTTGAAAAAGTTTGTCTTGAAGTTATTGACCTTCTTGAAAATGAAATCAAAACAAGCGGAGCTGTTGTGAATTATGACTTTACCCAAACCGTTTTCACCCCTGCAATCCCGTCTTACCTGAAGAACATATTCTTTAACCTTATTCTCAATAGTATCAAATATTGCAGAAGGCATTGTATTCCGACTGTCAATATTAAATCATATACAGAAGGAGATTATCATTTCATTGAGTTTAGAGATAACGGAATAGGCGTGGATCTGGCGCTATATAAGGAAAAGATTTTTCAACCTTATCAACGATTTCATCTTGAAATTCCAGGTAAAGGACTAGGCTTGTTTATCACCAAAACTCAGATAGAAAGTATGGGTGGAAAAATATCTATTGAAAGCGAAATTGGAAAAGGAACTTCCTTTACTGTCGCCCTGCCTGCTTCAATAGATGCAGAATATCAGGAGGAGCTGTCTCTAAAAGAGACCAATTAA
- a CDS encoding PQQ-dependent sugar dehydrogenase yields the protein MQKVILIVLVFLYFKVECNAQSFNPDSANGFVVTKLIDDPGKTGLNLPQGFKGTIVADNLGKSRHIAVSKQGNVYVKLDRPSDKGAVLYLEDKNNDGKADKISGFGDYKGTGIAIKGDYLYASSNSEVYRYKLNEKGEVSNQKSPEIIVKGLVARRQHESKSITLDNNGNIYVNIGAPSNACQEKDRVNGSPGMNPCPILDSAGGIWQFKADKANQSYAEGVRYATGLRNVVGLDWNNQNNQLFVMQHGRDQLFQLFPNLFNEKQSAELPAETMYAINQGDNAGWPYIYYDQFQKKKLLAPEYGGDGKKTSGEDAIDPAIVFPGHLAPNGLLFYTGDQFPAKYKNGAFIAFHGSWNRAPLKQKGYFVAFVPFKDGKLAGTWEIFADNFAGTEEVNSPGDAKHRPCGVAQGPDGALYISDDVKGTIYKISYK from the coding sequence ATGCAAAAGGTTATTTTGATAGTACTAGTTTTCCTATATTTTAAGGTGGAATGTAATGCTCAGTCTTTTAATCCTGACTCTGCCAATGGGTTTGTTGTGACCAAACTTATCGATGACCCTGGCAAAACAGGATTGAACCTGCCACAGGGTTTCAAAGGAACAATCGTCGCTGACAATCTCGGGAAATCCAGACATATTGCCGTGTCCAAACAAGGGAATGTTTATGTGAAACTTGACAGGCCTTCAGACAAAGGTGCAGTGTTATATCTTGAAGATAAAAACAATGACGGAAAAGCAGATAAAATTTCAGGTTTTGGCGATTATAAAGGTACAGGTATTGCAATCAAAGGTGATTACCTGTATGCTTCTTCCAATAGTGAAGTTTACAGGTATAAGCTTAATGAAAAAGGAGAGGTTAGCAACCAGAAAAGCCCTGAGATAATTGTAAAAGGTCTGGTTGCCAGAAGACAGCACGAGTCCAAATCTATAACGCTTGATAATAACGGCAATATTTATGTTAACATAGGAGCACCTTCTAATGCTTGTCAAGAGAAGGATAGAGTCAATGGCTCTCCAGGGATGAATCCTTGTCCGATCCTTGATTCTGCTGGTGGTATATGGCAGTTTAAAGCAGATAAGGCTAATCAGAGTTATGCGGAAGGTGTTCGTTATGCAACTGGGTTAAGGAATGTTGTCGGCCTTGATTGGAATAATCAGAACAATCAATTGTTTGTTATGCAGCATGGCAGAGATCAGTTGTTTCAACTTTTCCCTAACCTATTTAATGAAAAACAAAGTGCTGAGTTGCCTGCAGAAACCATGTATGCAATTAATCAAGGCGATAACGCTGGCTGGCCATATATTTATTATGATCAGTTTCAGAAAAAGAAATTACTTGCACCTGAGTATGGAGGAGATGGAAAGAAAACAAGTGGAGAAGATGCAATTGATCCTGCTATAGTATTTCCAGGACACTTGGCTCCTAATGGACTTTTATTTTATACAGGAGATCAGTTCCCTGCCAAGTATAAAAACGGTGCATTTATAGCATTTCATGGTTCATGGAACAGGGCACCATTAAAACAAAAAGGTTACTTTGTAGCATTTGTTCCATTTAAAGATGGCAAGCTTGCAGGAACATGGGAAATATTCGCAGATAATTTTGCTGGTACTGAGGAGGTCAATTCACCTGGGGACGCTAAGCACAGACCATGTGGAGTGGCTCAAGGACCGGACGGAGCGCTATATATATCTGATGACGTGAAAGGGACGATTTATAAAATTAGCTACAAATAG
- the ade gene encoding adenine deaminase, with product MSSKTITGNIIDIEGGRVYKGFIKISEGRIENIGESTEVVDSVYILPGFVDAHVHIESSMLVPSEFARLAVLHGTVATVSDPHEIANVCGMEGVEFMVNNGKQVPFKFNFGAPSCVPATTFETAGDEISAKDIETLLKKPEIKYLAEMMNWPGVLFNDPVVYEKINIAKKLGKVIDGHAPGLKGEQAKQYIAAGISTDHECFTAEEALEKLKYGMKILIREGSAAKNFEALIDLLNEHEDSIMFCSDDKHPDNLVIGHIDELVKRALSKGIDLYKVLKAACINPVKHYKLEVGLLKTGDPADFIIIDNLKDFNILKTFINGELVAENKKSFIKQIPVTPINRFNTSLKKVSDFKLASSTGKTRVIEALDGQLITRSIEIDLPLENGYVQSTPEKDILKITVVNRYKEAIPAKAFIKGFGLKQGALASSIAHDSHNIVAVGVNDEEITKAVNEVIKNQGGISAVYDGKLYSLPLPVGGLMSAEDGYVVADKYTELDKISKEMGSTLTSPYMTLSFMALLVIPSLKLSDLGLFDGDKFEFV from the coding sequence ATGAGTTCTAAGACAATTACCGGCAACATCATTGACATTGAAGGCGGACGTGTTTATAAAGGCTTTATTAAGATATCAGAAGGGCGCATTGAGAATATAGGAGAATCGACTGAAGTTGTTGATAGCGTTTATATTCTTCCAGGTTTTGTTGATGCCCATGTTCATATAGAAAGCTCAATGCTGGTTCCATCTGAATTTGCAAGGCTTGCAGTGTTGCATGGTACAGTAGCTACAGTGTCCGATCCACACGAAATCGCCAATGTGTGCGGTATGGAAGGAGTTGAATTTATGGTGAATAATGGAAAACAAGTTCCCTTTAAATTTAATTTCGGTGCCCCTTCCTGTGTTCCTGCAACTACCTTTGAAACCGCAGGAGATGAAATCTCTGCAAAAGATATTGAAACACTTTTAAAAAAGCCTGAAATAAAATATCTGGCAGAGATGATGAACTGGCCTGGTGTACTATTTAATGATCCTGTTGTATATGAGAAAATCAATATTGCTAAAAAACTAGGAAAAGTTATAGACGGTCATGCTCCCGGACTTAAAGGAGAACAGGCAAAACAATACATAGCAGCAGGCATTTCTACAGACCACGAATGCTTTACAGCGGAAGAAGCTTTGGAAAAACTTAAGTATGGAATGAAAATACTTATAAGAGAAGGAAGTGCTGCCAAAAACTTTGAAGCTCTAATTGATCTTTTAAATGAGCATGAAGATTCTATAATGTTTTGTTCTGATGATAAACATCCGGACAACCTTGTAATTGGCCATATTGATGAGCTTGTAAAAAGAGCGCTCAGCAAAGGAATTGATCTCTATAAAGTTTTGAAAGCTGCCTGCATCAATCCGGTGAAGCACTATAAACTTGAAGTTGGCCTTTTGAAAACCGGAGATCCGGCAGACTTTATCATTATTGATAATCTTAAAGATTTTAATATTCTTAAAACCTTTATAAATGGTGAACTTGTAGCTGAAAATAAAAAGAGCTTCATAAAACAAATTCCTGTAACACCTATCAATAGGTTTAATACATCATTGAAGAAGGTTTCTGATTTTAAATTAGCATCTTCCACAGGAAAAACGAGAGTTATAGAAGCACTGGATGGCCAATTGATCACCCGATCCATTGAAATTGATCTGCCACTTGAAAATGGTTATGTGCAATCCACGCCAGAGAAAGACATATTAAAAATCACTGTTGTAAACAGATACAAAGAAGCAATTCCGGCAAAGGCATTCATCAAAGGATTCGGTTTAAAACAGGGAGCACTTGCTTCATCCATTGCTCACGATTCTCATAATATAGTGGCAGTTGGAGTGAATGACGAAGAAATTACAAAAGCGGTAAACGAAGTTATCAAGAACCAGGGTGGCATCTCTGCTGTATATGATGGAAAATTATACTCACTACCTCTCCCTGTCGGTGGTTTAATGTCTGCTGAAGATGGTTATGTCGTAGCAGACAAATACACAGAGCTAGACAAAATTTCCAAAGAAATGGGGAGTACACTTACTTCACCGTATATGACATTGTCCTTTATGGCTTTATTGGTGATACCATCTCTTAAACTCAGCGATCTTGGGCTATTTGATGGTGATAAGTTTGAGTTTGTTTAA
- a CDS encoding YwbE family protein, producing the protein MVNQIRTNIKPGILVDIVLKKDQKTGILTRGVVKNILTSAPKHHRCIKVRLENGQIGRVQKIVAI; encoded by the coding sequence ATGGTAAATCAAATCAGGACCAATATTAAACCTGGAATTTTGGTAGATATAGTTTTGAAGAAAGATCAAAAGACGGGTATTTTAACCAGGGGAGTAGTGAAAAATATACTGACAAGTGCACCTAAGCATCATCGGTGTATAAAGGTTCGTCTTGAAAATGGACAAATAGGGAGGGTGCAAAAAATAGTGGCAATATAA
- a CDS encoding SPL family radical SAM protein, translating to MPKEIEVKTILNKTKRRDPWFLDDYTLNLYSSCSFNCLYCYIRGSKYGENLEDSISAKINGIELLEKQLHLKAKKNQYGIIVVSSATDPYLKLEEQYRLTLQALELIAYYKFPVHIITKSDLVVRDLDILHEIDKTAILPSDLSTKLDRGTIISFSFSTLNDQIAKIFEPGATLPSQRLEAFKTIKDNGFLSGISLMPLIPYISDTSENLHLFFKTFRDLSADYVMPATITLWGDDRGDSKTLVLNAIKKQFPELQEKYEKLFKNSSELPYYYRKAFYEKMNELSREYGIKDRIVDI from the coding sequence ATGCCAAAGGAAATAGAAGTTAAGACTATATTAAATAAAACCAAGAGACGTGATCCCTGGTTTCTTGATGACTATACTCTAAATCTCTACAGTAGTTGTTCCTTCAATTGTTTGTACTGCTATATCAGAGGAAGCAAGTATGGTGAAAATCTGGAAGACAGCATTTCAGCCAAGATAAATGGCATTGAGCTTCTTGAAAAACAACTTCATCTAAAAGCGAAAAAAAATCAATATGGTATCATTGTGGTCTCTTCAGCAACCGATCCGTATTTAAAGCTTGAAGAGCAGTATCGCCTTACTCTTCAGGCGCTGGAGCTTATTGCATATTATAAATTTCCTGTACACATCATTACCAAATCAGATTTAGTAGTTCGTGATTTAGATATCTTACATGAAATAGACAAAACAGCCATTCTACCTTCAGATCTTAGTACAAAATTAGATAGAGGGACGATCATCTCGTTTTCCTTTTCAACATTGAATGATCAGATTGCAAAGATTTTTGAACCTGGAGCCACATTGCCATCCCAAAGACTGGAAGCATTTAAGACGATTAAGGACAATGGTTTTTTATCGGGTATCAGCTTAATGCCTTTGATACCCTATATTTCTGATACATCAGAAAATCTCCATCTTTTTTTCAAAACATTTAGAGACTTAAGTGCAGACTATGTCATGCCGGCGACGATTACTCTTTGGGGAGATGATAGAGGAGATAGTAAAACTCTTGTTTTAAACGCTATTAAAAAACAATTTCCGGAGTTGCAGGAAAAGTATGAGAAGCTTTTTAAAAACTCCAGTGAGCTTCCTTATTATTATAGAAAAGCATTTTATGAGAAGATGAATGAGCTAAGCAGAGAATATGGAATTAAAGACAGGATTGTAGATATTTGA
- a CDS encoding DNA alkylation repair protein, with the protein MKSITQKGDLNNELQHCFEALDAKGFNEFLSEVHHRLLLAKIKFPLLEYCATEIFKRLDEKDHIEFCSGIAKLKTIGGNVLIGIILQRRLSVYFTQSMEKAADYIEQGEEWYVTDIIGERVFGVALLRYNTEALNFLYQLSNNASPFVVRSIGPGAHFAIKKGLPLKETEGLFKLLLSLANAKDGEIKRGIGWAAKTTAKFYPEIIKKYRDLIDDPEKTGAWFRTKLKIGLDRNLYAKGNRS; encoded by the coding sequence ATGAAATCAATAACCCAAAAAGGCGACCTTAATAATGAACTTCAACATTGCTTTGAAGCACTGGATGCTAAAGGTTTTAATGAGTTTTTATCAGAAGTTCATCATCGATTATTACTTGCTAAAATTAAATTTCCATTGCTTGAATATTGTGCTACGGAAATATTCAAAAGACTTGATGAAAAAGATCATATTGAGTTTTGCTCTGGCATTGCAAAACTCAAAACGATAGGAGGAAATGTATTGATTGGTATTATTCTGCAAAGGAGGCTTTCTGTATATTTTACTCAATCAATGGAGAAAGCAGCAGATTATATAGAGCAAGGTGAGGAATGGTATGTGACAGATATCATCGGAGAACGTGTATTTGGCGTTGCATTGCTTCGCTATAATACTGAAGCACTAAATTTTCTTTATCAATTATCAAATAATGCAAGTCCCTTTGTTGTAAGATCCATTGGTCCTGGAGCACACTTTGCTATTAAAAAGGGTCTTCCTTTAAAAGAGACAGAAGGACTATTTAAACTTCTTCTAAGTCTCGCTAATGCAAAGGATGGTGAGATAAAAAGAGGTATCGGATGGGCTGCAAAAACGACAGCTAAGTTTTATCCGGAGATAATAAAGAAGTATAGAGATCTTATTGATGACCCTGAAAAGACGGGGGCCTGGTTCAGAACGAAACTAAAGATTGGTCTTGATAGAAACTTATATGCCAAAGGAAATAGAAGTTAA
- a CDS encoding response regulator, whose amino-acid sequence MSKIKLILADDHSLIRAGFRTLLGKNEAFEIVGEATDGQDLVKMAHNIEHDVILTDITMPGQGGLDAMEQLKKENPYFKFIVLTMHEEREYVLRAIKIGAQGYLLKNIENAELAKAIKTVYDGGKYFSPFVVNLLAENYGKPEALETSEVTPREKEVLQFVAKGFSTKQIADELGISIRTVESHRINMLKKLRVSNSAELIKKAIKLNLID is encoded by the coding sequence ATGAGTAAGATAAAATTAATACTGGCAGACGATCATTCCCTGATCAGAGCAGGATTCAGAACATTACTAGGAAAGAATGAAGCCTTTGAAATAGTAGGAGAAGCAACCGACGGGCAGGATTTGGTGAAGATGGCTCATAATATAGAACACGATGTAATCCTTACAGATATTACTATGCCTGGCCAGGGAGGCTTGGATGCCATGGAACAATTGAAGAAGGAAAATCCCTATTTTAAATTCATCGTTCTAACAATGCATGAAGAAAGGGAATATGTACTAAGGGCAATAAAGATAGGTGCTCAGGGCTATTTGCTAAAAAACATAGAAAATGCAGAGCTGGCAAAGGCTATCAAAACCGTGTACGATGGCGGCAAATATTTTAGTCCTTTCGTAGTGAATCTGCTTGCTGAGAACTATGGAAAGCCTGAAGCACTTGAGACATCTGAGGTAACTCCAAGGGAAAAAGAAGTATTACAATTCGTTGCAAAAGGTTTTAGTACCAAACAGATTGCAGACGAACTAGGGATCAGTATCAGAACAGTTGAATCACATCGTATCAATATGTTGAAAAAGTTACGCGTAAGCAATTCAGCAGAATTGATTAAAAAGGCCATAAAACTTAATTTGATAGATTAG